A stretch of Imperialibacter roseus DNA encodes these proteins:
- a CDS encoding Na/Pi symporter, whose product MTVKKVLNIDEGKQTSAKNLYRNIGYVLITVFIFLLSINMMGQAFNQLTETAAQSILAATSDPFVGLFIGLLITALIQSSSSSTTMIVAAVAVGSISFEDAVPIIMGANIGTTITSSIVSLGYITKRNEFRKAIAAGAVHDIFNILTTIILFPLELKYHLLSRLSREIASSLSAGDLFSKSGPIFNINTLLFDPISHWVSLWISQPIILLTLSFLVLIGCIKLLSNIIYKRLIGQSKVNFENIVFNNPLKAFGWGTLLTAGIQSSSITTSLIVPLAATRKISVQKAFNFILGANVGTTITAIIAALFKSEEAIAVAIAHLLFNLIGVLIFLPFPVIRRIPVKMAELLGKFTLRYRIVGFAYILLTFFIIPYSLILAHRSFTQTASPPVELIDKKPIEEP is encoded by the coding sequence ATGACCGTCAAGAAAGTTTTAAACATAGACGAGGGAAAGCAGACTTCTGCGAAAAACCTGTACCGTAATATCGGGTACGTCCTCATCACCGTTTTCATCTTTCTCCTGTCCATCAATATGATGGGGCAGGCCTTCAACCAGCTTACTGAAACTGCCGCCCAATCCATCCTGGCCGCCACTTCTGACCCCTTCGTTGGCCTGTTTATCGGCCTTCTGATCACGGCGCTTATACAAAGCAGTTCGTCAAGCACCACCATGATTGTGGCGGCCGTAGCTGTTGGCTCAATCTCATTTGAGGATGCCGTTCCCATTATCATGGGGGCCAATATTGGCACTACTATTACGTCGTCAATTGTATCGCTTGGTTATATCACAAAAAGAAATGAGTTCAGGAAAGCCATTGCCGCTGGGGCAGTGCACGATATTTTCAACATCCTTACCACCATCATTCTTTTTCCACTAGAGCTCAAATACCACCTACTTTCCCGCCTCTCCCGTGAAATAGCCTCCTCTCTGAGCGCTGGCGATTTGTTTTCGAAGAGCGGCCCAATATTTAATATCAACACGTTGCTGTTTGACCCCATTAGCCACTGGGTAAGTCTTTGGATATCGCAGCCCATTATTCTTCTCACTCTTTCATTTTTGGTGCTGATAGGCTGCATCAAGCTGCTGTCGAATATCATCTACAAGAGACTTATTGGTCAGTCAAAGGTGAATTTTGAAAATATTGTTTTTAACAACCCCCTTAAGGCCTTTGGCTGGGGAACTCTTCTCACGGCAGGTATTCAGTCAAGTTCTATCACCACTTCTCTTATTGTTCCTTTGGCGGCTACCCGCAAAATCTCCGTACAAAAAGCCTTCAACTTCATCCTGGGCGCCAATGTTGGCACAACCATTACTGCCATTATTGCAGCGCTGTTCAAGTCGGAAGAAGCCATTGCCGTGGCAATTGCCCACCTGTTGTTCAACTTAATCGGTGTCCTGATATTCCTGCCCTTCCCTGTCATCCGAAGGATTCCTGTTAAAATGGCTGAGCTCCTTGGAAAATTTACGCTGAGGTATCGCATCGTGGGATTTGCCTACATACTGCTCACATTCTTCATTATTCCCTACAGCCTCATTCTGGCGCATAGATCGTTTACACAAACAGCTTCTCCTCCCGTGGAGCTAATAGACAAAAAGCCTATCGAGGAACCTTAA